From Xiphophorus couchianus chromosome 7, X_couchianus-1.0, whole genome shotgun sequence:
TCCGGGGTCCATGTATCCGCTGGCGGGCCTCGGAGGCCAGCACCCTGCCTTGATGTATCCAGCCTTTGCGCAGCTGGTTCAGCCTCATCCGGAGCACACGAAGGGAGGCAGCATGCCCACGATGCTTCCAGTGAATCCTTGGGTCAGAGGAGGAATGGTGATGCCAAGATTTGGAGAGTATGTAGGTGGGTTCATTGTGAAATATCATTctgttttctaaaagttttatAATTAACGAAACGCTTTaagtaataatagtaataataataataataataaatattttaaaattaacacgTTAATAAATGTCTCCCAGACGTTTTCCTCTGAAGAGAAGCATTTGAaaatttactgcaaaaaaagctttttttttatattagagtGAAATTATGGGATGAAGAAAGTAtagctacatttaaaaacaagtaatgtgcttttctttttcaaataactacttagttgttttttatgtattgatTTCTTGATATTCTGAATGTGCAGATGTGATTGACAGAAAAATAGGTTTGGCaccataatgttttttttttgttagttttttttgccAACAAGGTAAAACCTGCAAAGGATCTCCCATTAATCAGCTGTTTGTTCATGCAGGGTTTTCGTTAATGTGATGGACCTCTGTAGAGTTTATTACAACCTCCAAAATCAATCACTCATTGGAATAAATGTTAGGAAAAAGGGGACATTGTAACCTACAGGCAGACTGGCACCTTTAGTGCGAGacgtcagtttattttttatcactAATAATGAATACAATGTTTATGCTTCTGTCCTAGCACCAGGTCAGGCAGCCTTACTGGGGAAGTGTCGAAGGCCCAGGACAGCTTTCACCagtcagcagctgctggaaCTAGAAAATCAGTTCAAGCTCAACAAGTATCTGTCCAGGCCCAAACGCTTCGAGGTGGCCACCTCACTCATGCTGACGGAGACTCAGGTTAGATTGTGGGAAATGCCTTTCAATcagaaacacaggaaatatttctgctttgtaaaatgttatttaatgtcATTAGGGTACATGTCATAAGGTATTATACGATGGATGTCTTTAAACTGCTTGCAACATACAATAAAATCAGGCAGGTCTTGGTtgatataattatatttttctatttgtattttaatgcattttttaaaatattgtattttttattttgttttcaaattgtgGCACGTCGTCTATAATGTACTACAGCTGGACAGTACCTACACAGTCAATAAATTAGAAGATTGTTGAAAAGAGCATATATTTTAGGAACTTTATTACACCCATTAAATTACTACACACTGAAGGATGTTTgaaacctttatttctgttaatgatgatgatttttcacttacagcaaattaaaacatgatatttaaaaattagaatattatatcagaccaataaaaaaagtattttttttaaaaagaaatgtgttcttAAAACCTGCTTAGtggttgttattttaaaaggtaCCAATGATCTGACAAACGAGACTCATTTAGACGTGTATTCTAATTgactgaatatgactgtaataTATAGCATAGTGGATACAAGTATTGTGCATTATTGTAATTTGCTAAGTTATTTGTAAGCTATACTGTGGTAATGTAGTATTATGTTTGGCATTATATACCACGCTACagtatttttatagtttttgttctgtttctatTAAGTGAAGTAAAACAGTGATATGTATTTCAGgacaagataaaaaatatatatttcaaagtGAAAAGAAGGTCAATCATCTTGTCTGTTTTAGGTGAAGATCTGGTTCCAGAACAGACGTATGAAGTGGAAGAGAAGTCGCAAAGCGAGGGATCAAGTCACTGCAACATCTGACAATACAATGGACATACAGAGTCTCAAACATCATCATATCTCCCTCAGCTCACGCCTGGAAGatgaaagggagagagaggtgGAGGATGAGTTTGGATTAGAAGAAATGAAACAGCTGAGCAAAGCATCTTTGAGCTCTGTCACCTTCACAAGATATAGAGGAGATGGGGCAGGGATCTACACTTCTTACTCTGAGGAAGAGATTGAGGAAGGTCTTCCAAGAGAAAGAAGTGGAACTTCTTCATAGGATGAATTTGTGGATCTGTACTTactatatgtttattttgtttaatatttattatgatttttgtAACTACAGCAGAGTTCCtggaagaaaagattttttagGCCAAACTACAGTTCCATGTTTccagcagaaaaatgtttcagtaaattcTTGTGCTCTTTAGCCTTTGCACAATGATTTTGAGTTGATCACTTTTCCCTTACAGTTTAAAGACATGCATGcaagattttatgtttatgtttgtaaGAAGTGACCTGCACAGGCAATAAAGCAGATTACACTTGCAGATGCACTTAAACGAGATatacttattttattcttgGTTACACTTTTGGGCAAAGAGTCAAAACAGATTTGTAGATGGAAACACGTGAACCATGTCCCTAAATATTCCCCTTTCTTTGTCTACTGCAAAGCATGTTGTATTTTAACGTTCTTAATATTTTATCTCTtggaataaaatattcatgtggTCAACACTTTTTAACTTCACACTTTTATGAGAAATGTTGATGTACATGACTGTTTTCGTCATGTTAAATTGcttgttaatttaattaaagtcaCAGTCTCAAAATACTTTCCAGtgaacaatgttttaaaatgagttaaCATAGAATTCTCCTggtattattttaaacagatttttttattttaacgtACAATCTAAtatcatttttacaaaagtgCAATATGTTGAGTGTTTTATGATAACTCAGCTAGTCTGAGAAATAAAGGTGAATTCATGGCTGAACACTgaagattaaataaattgttgGAAACTTATATTATTACGAGAGACAATATATAAAAGTACACTCTCCataaagtttatatttgtgTAATTATATCATAAATTTGTAGATTCAAATAATATCTGACATGTGTGCATATAATTTCTATATGAAAAACATGTTAGAGGAGATTCATGTCTGACGTTTTCTCGCTTCGGGTTCAATATCAAAAATTGTAGATATCTGAGAGGCTTAATACATGAATTTGATTCAAGCTGACCATAATTGTCATAATACCCACTAATACGTTTTATACGTTTTATAGATAGACTGCCAATATTTTGtccacacatttttaaatatcacaattaattttttccctttaatatAATAACAGTAAATTTATCCTTTAAGTTTAAGACGTAGACTATAATCTTCTATTTACTAGCGCTACacaaagttgaaataaattcaagttCAACGCAGCAACATGATCCTCACAGGATTCCGTAATTCTAATGTTTActtgttgtcatggaaacgtCGCAACTAAGGAACTTCACCGTTTTCTCCGAGGTTTTTTATAATCTGAAATTCTACTCTTAGCTAGTTGTTAGAGCTATATAAGGTAAGACTGGCGTGTTATTGTCACAGTTTTCAAGTTGTCAAGGTTTTATAACAGCTATGTGGAGTTCCCTCCATGTTCGAGTGTTTGTGAGTGTTTTTGTGGTTGTGTTTTACGTTACGGTACCGTTATGTAATACCCGCAAAAATGATATATCCATGCCTTCTTGTATGAATGCGCTGCTCTCTTTCCACAGCCATGTTAGCTGAATCCCGCTGTCCAGCCTGTTTGGCGTCTGCTTTTTGTCGATGGAAGCGCTCCAGCAGAGAAACTGACGTTAAAGTAAAGTTCAAAACACACGCTCAGACTCTCAGAGCTATTTCTCCactgaaactgagaaaatgaATGCCGATTACAGAAGTTCAAAAGGTCACTGCTGTAATGTATGTAAACATTAGCATATACAGgtcttaaaaagtttgtttgtaatataaaaaaagatacacTTGTGGTGTGCATTTGGAATCATCCCCACGTAAGTATTTTGCAGAaccacctttttttctttaatcacatTCGGATGTGATTAACATATATCTCTTTTCcaaaattcagttcaattctaaaataatttattgattctGAAGTGCACTGTAAACTGTATTAAATGGAGctgatttttcctttattttagtcattaatCCTTGAAGTTTTCCAAATTTCCATTCTATGCTTCATTCCTCTTCACAGGAACCCCAACTCCCTGATATAAAACAATGTCAAAGAAAATCCCATCCCCAAAGAAGCATCTTCTTAGGCCTAGAAACCACATTAGATCTGACATGGAAGGACTGGGTCATTGAACGAGAGTACACCAAGACACTTGTGATAAGCAACATCCGTAATAAGCTGCAGAAGCTGCACATTAGGTAATACAAACTCACAAACACAGCTCGAAGCCATAGATAAAGACGACAACAAAGCCTCCCCTTCTCTCAACACAGTGCTCCAGAGACCAAGTTTTTCTCAATTTTGAATCCTGAAGTAGTTATTCTCAGCCCAGGGACTTCATTCTCCATACCGGTCACTTTTAAACCTCTCCAAAAGGTAGGCTATTCTGCAATTAAATCAAACATCACCTGAACTTTATTAGAAACACAAAAGTAGTCAATGGCCAGCTGTATAGCTTTTGTTAACtattttgttaatgttgcttattttgtttttgtttctgtctgattGCATGGGGCAGTGTGGGTATAAGGACTGCATTCAGTTTCAAGCTATTGAAGGAAGCTTTAAAGTATACCTGCATGCTGTGCTTTCAAATCATACAATGAAGGTGCCTGAATCTGTGATGCTGCCCCTATGTGCTGTTGAGCACTACACACTAACCAGTTTCCCACTAAAAAATATCAGGTACCTTTGATTGTTcttagtatttattttcatgccCTTGCATACATAAAAAGTgtgattttctttaataatcaTCAAGGAACTCTTGTCAAGTATGTTCTATTTTCATCTGTCTCTCTTGAGTCATTGTTATCTCTTCAattgtcttgtgttttctttatgtcCCTCCAGTAAGGTTCAGATGTCATTTAAATGGAATAGTGCAGCTCCTTTCCAACTCAGTCCAGAACAAGGCCGGCTAAAGCCCGGTCAGCAGTGTGTCATCACAGTGGACTTTCAGCCAGTAGAGGCTCAGGTGTACCAGAAGCAGGTGCACTGCACATATGGAGAAGATGGCAACAAAGCTAATAGCTGCTGCACTGTGCTTTTACAAGGGATAGGTACTGCTGAGACTAAACTTGTAGAAGGACAAATATGAACTGCTGTGTCTTTAgtggatttcttttcttcttcgtCAATTACTTTTTGTGGTTTCACTGTGTTCTGGACATCTGTCCAGTCAGCTGTGTATCCTACTGACCCAGAGTGAGAGACCTTTTGGCGTCTCAGGAAACTTTTGCAGGTGTTTTTAGTAAATCAGCTGATTAGGGTGCGACCCCATGAGTtccaaatattttaactttttctagatactcatattttttaatgctctgaattgtaagtttttgttatctgtaagccataattaTCAAAACTACAGCAAATAaagacttgaaatatttcactctatcTATAATGAATTTAGATTACTTATGAGTATCATGTCATAAAACAatgatattcaaatttttttgaGATGTACGTGTATGAGGCCGTATACAAAACTTCTGACCAGAACTGTACATTATATTAACTATAATTACATGTTTACCAAGTATTTCAACAATTaacattatttgtaaaattaaatataaatgttttttttcaggaaaatatCCATATCTTCAATTAAGAATTTCCAATGACAAAGAGGAAACCAGCCATGGTGATATTGAGTTGGACTTTGGGTCTGTGGCTGTTGGTCACAGTTTGAGTAAACAATTTGAAATCTTCAATCCTTCTCCTGTAAGTAGTAACTATGTGTTCATGCTAAACCTAAAAATCAGACTCTtggttttgtcacatttttcctgttgttcctttctgttttttctgttagGTTAGTGTGTGGTTTTCTCTCTCACAACTGCCTGGAGCGGTAGCCATATTTGGACCACACTTCAGTTGGGATGTCACAAGTGAGAAAATAGTGCCTGGTGGTTCGGTCCAGGTTTTGGTTACTTATTCTCCAACTGTGGTCGACATAGTCTCTGTGGAGTACTTGTCTTTGAATTATAGAGGGTCACTCAGTAAAAGTCAGGTCAAACTCATAGGAAAGTGTATGGGTAAGAGACattcactaaaataaaaacaactatactttattttttcttgaaaataaaatgaactgagGATAGTATTTTTGGAACCAAAATTAAGGTATTCTAATTTCTGAAACAACATTCTTGCTTTCAGGTCCCGAACTCTGTTTGTCCTCCACTGTGGTCGACTTTGGGTGTGTTGAAGAAAAAGGATCAGCAGAACAAACAGTGGAACTGCTGAACTCTTCCCCTGTTCAGGCTACCTACCAATGGGACATAGACTGTGCAAACAGTGTTTTTAGAGTTTCACCAGCAAGTGGCACTGTGCTTCCATATAGTCAAATCAAAGTCAAGGTCTCCTACAAACCCACACACCCTATGCCACACCACAGAAGAGTGGCATGTCTTATACTCCTCGGGGTAAAATGGGAAAATGCAGACATACTGTACTTACAAAATTCGAACAGATGATTAAATCCTcctgaatattttttctgatcATACTTTCAGGAGCCTCTGTTTCTGGACTTGATTGGTACATGCCACACAAATCTTCAGGAGCCAGTAGCATTAACATTTGAGCACTTGGTTGAGTACAAGTCTACGTTGTGCTATATGTGTAACTCATCAGACACACTGCTGGGGGTGCCTTTAGaagaggtaaaaaataaaaacaaacaaagaaaaaaaacaacagattttccAGTTTAGCTTAGTCACATATAGAGGTAAGAATTCATAAAAATTACACAGTATTTGTTTTAACTCTTTAACATTTGTCATTAATCAGGAAGGACATAGTGCTACTGCCATTCCTCCAGCACCTATGGAGAAATTGAATGAAATCAGGGAAGAACACGTGGATTCTCTCTTCTCACcatcatttccatttgtatcTGTTGAACCAAGTGAACTGCTGTTTAATCACAAAACAAGATCCTTTATCGCTCCATCATTTGCTGTCTCACAGTGTGTTACCTTTAAAAATCACACCAAAGAGAAACTCAGGTATGTAAACGTGTCAGGGAAGCTTTGTTGCCACAATGGAAGtcaattattatgtttttcctgTGGAAATATACATATAAACACTTGCAATGATTCTGCTCAAGCCTCATGTGGACCGTTATCCAAGATTCCCCTTTCTGTGTTACTCCTTCATCATTTGAGTTGGCCCCACTGAAATCTACCACTGCGCTTGTGACATATGAACCAAGACAGATCAATGCCCTGCATGGAGGAGAGCTTGAGTGCTTTGCATACTGTAAGGTAATATTACATAACTCAAAGTCATATATTTTGCCATACAGTTCTACTTTCTATCATTCGAAATGTTTCAAATTgtgatttgtagttttttcttgttgtaaaaaccaaacaatgtcctgattttcagctgttttaactATGCTTCTCTAGATGCCACAGGAGGATCCTTCCTCAGAACAAGACCTTCCATGTTTGCCTTGTTGTGTGACTGTCAGAGTCATTAGCCACTCTTTTCAGCCAGGGAAAGATCACTTCACCCCTTCCTGTATTTTGAAGCCCCACCAAGTGGTAAGATGAAATAATTATCTATACACACAATTTACAGCTGTTGCTAGATCccatgacaaaaacacaaaacttaaaGGAgtggtattatgtattttctagacACCTTGAACTATTTTGTAGCATGATAAAGTAACTATGCAACTTTCAGTCTTTCTAAAAGAACTTTAACTTTGCaattaatgccttgaaattggcctctgtttgtttaaaaagttcCTGCTCTTTCCTACACCCCGTCTTTAGCATTCCATCTCCACAATTTTCGTCCATTTACCTCTTACTACGGGTCATAGTggtgttggactgagaagtaatGTAGTTTGGATGATAAgttcagttccaccaggtgtttgctaagtATTGCTGGCACTAGTCTGGAGCAATCTTGCAGAAGTCGGGAGGAGTGAAGCTATGTGAGGTGGAAGTTTAGTGGAAGTAAACGgtgctttgtgagagcaagcgtTTATGCTCCCCTGAATGGCTGTCATGGGAGATTTGGGAGATTCAAAGATTCCTCagaaatgcatgaaagaatcaaggcatcatctaagttatgtttttgatgagggaatgacattaCAAAATGatataaagctgaaaaatgtcaattttacataataaccccctttaaaatgtataaatcagCAACAGAATGAGGATAATGTGCTGAACAAAATATATTGGTTTGGTAacatggtattttttttatatgacatATACAGATTATCCACACATAATTTATATCCTTTATAGTATACGTCCTCAATTTTAATTGGAAGTGTTCAGAAAAACTGACTAAAAAGAGGAGTAtcagttgaaatgtgttttattgtgccCGGGAAATTATTTCTAATACATCTCAGTAAAAGATTCATTTACTGATTATTATCACCTTGTGCATGTTAGGTTTTTCCACCTCTGAGTCTTATTTCCTATCGGACCGTGCTACTGCAGAACAATGGCGATCAGCCTCTCACCTTCTGCCTGAACTACAGAACAAACAGTGACTTGCCAAGGTCTGTGCATATGTCACCAGGCTGTGGTTTCATCCAGCCAGGACAACACCAAATCCTTACCATTGGAGCTGTCCCCACTCTGGATAGTCCCACAGAGGGGTTTAATTTACCATTGCAGCTTAATGCAGATGAATTCACGAAGGTACCACACGACACAGAAACATATGATGTGGTAAAACTTAATTACATTGTTCTGTTAAATCTTTGTCTTTCTTAGGAACTGACAGTTGTGAGCTCCTTAAAAAAGCCATGTGTGTCTTTTGAAAATAGCAACGAATTACATTTCACCGCTACAGCTGTCGGCTCAAAATCACAGCACAGCCATTCCATCAAGAATTTAAGCAGCGTGCCCATCACGTTAGTTGACTGATTTGTTATCTCCCTATTGTCATTCTGCCCCTGGTTCTCAaaattttttctgtgttgtatttttactttgaaattacCTCAACACCATTTTTACAGCTGGCCTTCTGTGATTGTTCTCTTTGACAGGTTTCAGTGGATCATTTCAGAGAGAGATCAGAATCTTATCTGCGTTGAACCAGATGCTGGTAAACTGCATCCCAATGAGAGCTTGGTGAGAAATTAACAAAGTTCCACATAATGTGTATTTAGATACAGTGTATTGTAAACATAATCATATTCCTTGagcagttttatattttgtagagGTAAAACTGTTCAGGTGGAGgtgaaatttaaatgaaattcttttttatttttaataagacaaCTGCAAGTTTTTTGAGGTGTGGCTCTAACAAGCAGCTGAATGTAGAGATTAAACTTTCACAAAAGTGCAGTGATTTCCAATTTATGCCACAGATCCCCAATTTGAATTAGGTCAGGACTTCTATTGCATCCTTTTAAAACCTGAAGAGGTTTTGATcaaccattccattgtagctctaGCTGTTTGTTGCTCTGCCTCAAGTCTCGACAACAAACTGGTGTCTAAATTTTTGCCACATAGATCAAAATCATTAGGCAAGTGTATGctgttgacaaaatgtgattttaaaaaaatcgtACAATTTTGTGACTGATTTTGACTActaaacaataaactaaacatttaatgaaaCTAACAAATCATTTTTGAGATATCTGCCTTTTTAggtccaaaacataaaaaagattttgtaacTTTACCTCAGGCGAACAGTTTCcaaatttctatattttgtcATTGTGGAGGAGGTGAGGTcgactgatttttatttcttttgtctgttCTCAGCAACAACAGGatttgagttgttttctttaaaacattagcTATATTTTTACGAGTTAAATGTATTAGTTAAATGTGGATTCTTGTGAACCCAGATCTGTTTTGTGTAAATACTACTGGATACCTATGATCCTATttattatgaaattaaaaagaaagcaaaaagcataattCTTAAAAGATGACTACTTTGTATTtgaacaacaaatgaaaaactcCATCTGTAGCAACCACCTGTGCAGGGGGTGGTTGTATAAAGTAGTGCACAGCTATGCACTACTTGGTATTGGTCTAGCTTAAAATCCCAAACTGAAGTTATtagttgttaaaatataaaatgtggacaagttcaaggggtatgaatactttagcatATCACTGTAGATGAGTTTGGGACTTAAGACTTTGGTTGAGATATTTAAAGCAATCTTTAATGTGAAGTTTGCCCTTTTCACAGGTCCAGACATGGACATTTTCTCCTCTGACAGAGAAAGCATACACATTCAAACCCACTCTCAGCTTCCAGAGCGATGACTTTAACAAGTCGCAACTCATTTTCAGAGTGAATGGAACTGGTGCAGCTGGCACCATTGAGGTTTGTCTGTCATTGTGCTTTGTacattagattagattagatgtATTAGATACATTGTTAGATATGTCTTTATTCTATTGCAAACCAAATCTGATAAAAACCATATGTTGTAGTgctagattaaaaataaacatacaaaaatgaatttgatcAAACActtcctgcatgtttttttttttacttcccaGGCAGGGAAAGAACTCCTAGATATGGGAGAGAGCTTAGTTGGAAGCTGCCGGTCGTTTAATATTCCTATAGTGAACAACTGTAGCTGCCCCATCTCTTTTCATCTGTCTGTACAGCTAGAAGAAAATCCCCCTGATTCTGAAGATAACAGTGGTAATTTGTGGCCTCCTTTATTAGagtttttctttgcatgtttgAAGTTGTTTCTATTTTGCTATTTGGGTTGACAGTAGTTTGCCTAATTTCAAAGTAATCACGTTTTTCCTGCTTCTTTAAGCTCTGCATCTGGACTTTGAAACGGGAACAATTGCTTCACATTCCACTGTGCTAATTGGATCCACTCTTAGACTGGATGCACAAGGCTGGTACCGCTGGGCCATCAGCTACCAGATTACAGATGGCAATGGTAAACAGTTAATATCATCAGACAGTAGCGCATCATATTCTTAATAATTCActctacatattttttaacttgTGTGTGTCTGCCATctgcctgttttttctttctttttccaggCTTTGGTGTATGTCCTCCTGAGAAACTGTGCGAACTGCGAGCTAAGGGGGTGTTCCCCACCTTACAGGTGGTTGATGCATGTAGCAGTGGCAGCGTGGACAGGCTCTGCAAGCAGTATTTGTGGAAACTCTTCTCATTAGACAGTTTTAATGAGCACCTGCTTTCCACCCCATGTCCTGCAGAAATTACTTTCAAAGCGCCCACCAAGCACAGGTTAGTTGGTGTTATTTTAGTCTCTGAAAAATACAACTTGAAGTTCATATTGACGAGTTAGTACCAAAGTTTACTGTCTTATTTAAGAAGAACTCTTCTCTTTGTAATGTCAGATTATGGTGTTTGCTTCATCTTGTGCTTTGCTTCCTTTGATAGACAGAACAGTGTCTCCAGCTTCCCTCAAGTCATATTGGATTTCAATTTTGGTGCTGGTCCTCTGCATTCAGATCCCTCAGATTTTATGTTGATGTTTTGGAACCCCGGTTCTATCTCTGTAAACTGGTATGTAAACAACAAACTGtagaaaatacagttaaaacatGCAGcgagaaaaaaagagtttcatTAATTTAGTGAAATTAGTGAAACATTCTAGTATTTTCTAGTAAAAGTAGCCAGTTaggctgtttttttcccatgtatggatcattttatttactgttatttttatgcttcattttcAATATTAGGACATTCTTATTTCCAGAGGACCAAGAAATGAAGCTGGAGGACTGGGCTATGACAGGACAGTTTAGCAACAAAGAACTGCAGGAAATGAAGGTCATACTATATAGTTGTGCATATTAGTTATTATTCTTACCCTTGTTAGACTTAGAGTTAATGTTATGTCTTTTCAACCAAgaagtttatttctgtcaggAGTCAACACATACATTGCCAAAAAGGAGTATCATTACatttcaacaataaattaaatactttaaagatactgatcatataaaaaaatacaattatatcATTATATCTTCacattgatttatatttgttttgtttatttacaggtACAAGACAATCAACTCTTCAGAGTTACCCCTCGTTCTGGTACTTTGCTTCCAGGCCAGAAATGTCCAGTACACTTCTGCTATAGGTCAGGGGTCATTTCACTATACAACTGGTTCTCATTCTTGTAAATAGAGCTTAGCTGTAAGCTTTTAAAACCCATTctctcaaatgtttttgcaatgttAAAGTATCAGATTACaccttttaaatcttttcattcACAGTCATGACTTTATTGGAATTGACcgacttcctgttttgttcaaACTCAGTCTTGGCAGAGTTTTTTTGGTAAGGATTCCTACAgttagctttattttattgaactgTAAAGATCTGAACAATTTACCTCAAACGTAAAAGTTTGCATCTAGGCATGAAGTCACATTTGAGTTCAGTGTGTGCTTGTTGCAAAAGAGTTAGAATAGGGGGGAAGAAAGTAATAGCTTTTGCTACTTGTGTTTAGGGATTATAAtatatttctcttattttttgttttcaaacccTGATGGA
This genomic window contains:
- the cfap65 gene encoding cilia- and flagella-associated protein 65 isoform X3 produces the protein MNADYRSSKGHCCNEPQLPDIKQCQRKSHPQRSIFLGLETTLDLTWKDWVIEREYTKTLVISNIRNKLQKLHISAPETKFFSILNPEVVILSPGTSFSIPVTFKPLQKCGYKDCIQFQAIEGSFKVYLHAVLSNHTMKVPESVMLPLCAVEHYTLTSFPLKNISKVQMSFKWNSAAPFQLSPEQGRLKPGQQCVITVDFQPVEAQVYQKQVHCTYGEDGNKANSCCTVLLQGIGKYPYLQLRISNDKEETSHGDIELDFGSVAVGHSLSKQFEIFNPSPVSVWFSLSQLPGAVAIFGPHFSWDVTSEKIVPGGSVQVLVTYSPTVVDIVSVEYLSLNYRGSLSKSQVKLIGKCMGPELCLSSTVVDFGCVEEKGSAEQTVELLNSSPVQATYQWDIDCANSVFRVSPASGTVLPYSQIKVKVSYKPTHPMPHHRRVACLILLGEPLFLDLIGTCHTNLQEPVALTFEHLVEYKSTLCYMCNSSDTLLGVPLEEEGHSATAIPPAPMEKLNEIREEHVDSLFSPSFPFVSVEPSELLFNHKTRSFIAPSFAVSQCVTFKNHTKEKLSLMWTVIQDSPFCVTPSSFELAPLKSTTALVTYEPRQINALHGGELECFAYCKMPQEDPSSEQDLPCLPCCVTVRVISHSFQPGKDHFTPSCILKPHQVVFPPLSLISYRTVLLQNNGDQPLTFCLNYRTNSDLPRSVHMSPGCGFIQPGQHQILTIGAVPTLDSPTEGFNLPLQLNADEFTKELTVVSSLKKPCVSFENSNELHFTATAVGSKSQHSHSIKNLSSVPITFQWIISERDQNLICVEPDAGKLHPNESLVQTWTFSPLTEKAYTFKPTLSFQSDDFNKSQLIFRVNGTGAAGTIEAGKELLDMGESLVGSCRSFNIPIVNNCSCPISFHLSVQLEENPPDSEDNSALHLDFETGTIASHSTVLIGSTLRLDAQGWYRWAISYQITDGNGFGVCPPEKLCELRAKGVFPTLQVVDACSSGSVDRLCKQYLWKLFSLDSFNEHLLSTPCPAEITFKAPTKHRQNSVSSFPQVILDFNFGAGPLHSDPSDFMLMFWNPGSISVNWTFLFPEDQEMKLEDWAMTGQFSNKELQEMKVQDNQLFRVTPRSGTLLPGQKCPVHFCYSHDFIGIDRLPVLFKLSLGRVFLLNFQGVTLNRNEPYLHFASNHHVFKPVAIRDSSPPRQIYELYNGGAVTVHYEVDQVVLSQLQMENYDHPVLSCLSPQGEVLPGNKAMLEWIFSPLEAKMYHVDVPIHILEKDSVIINFEGRGMNALSTSTNISIEHSDAKTQEHRAQKGPFPGQVAWLSKDSVFIGDIPVCTKSSSIMFITSLSCTDTVHFVWEIPTQSNQQVVQIHPERGCLGPGECVMCILTFVSDFPTVYQLDLICQVTQNAALIHYHKALQCWEEEKKRQENEFTITDKIPSRTQRVLVDEILLAPPARKGAPLPKYKTLPPICGSKAVINLYDKNKRAQIRLQRESANIWRRPQMPQPALLHLSVTAHTYDVPDFYTHFPDRYLQLTRIKQRLINSSSTRRLAKLCPSTCGAERDIVVDILTPLYKDLLEDSAFVESLMVLASKPPIYEGQTSTSPSVTFPSSPQHSVQSNWTVDGEEAAVCLGKISQIQATAESKHVPSDLAEAVLLKTLQNLMMEAVTGELTFSAYSRSKIPTSFSVSRTSFAEGS